A single genomic interval of Asterias amurensis chromosome 1, ASM3211899v1 harbors:
- the LOC139934197 gene encoding phospholipase B1, membrane-associated-like isoform X1, with amino-acid sequence MQILFLLILFLCLFCSASSQDDLADHWREYVALLETFDKYGYGDRSMEDELNRNSSSITVEAHFDCKPSASLEKPTSVHKLRPGDINVIAAMGDSLTAANGAGADTVLGVAIQYRGLAASIGGDESLEQVITLPNIMRNYNADIYGYSTGTGTKNSRNSKLNVAVPGAVTDGMPKQARKLVDKMKNDPNVDFENDWKMVTIFIGGNDLCRYCKYPERYSPENYIIFFEETLMILTEIPRMFVNVIGMLNVQNVAELSSFSCDILHQFLCPCGMKEDDRELLRDKTRQYQSLLQSSIDSGKFDIRDDFTAVFQPFYIETTLPRHADGSPDYSFFAPDCFHLSAKGQGAQAISTWNNMIQPVGYKDRSWTPGEDIRCPSEDFPFLYTNKNSRDSWSGQDSDENQHEGTDQQPPQQEQQHQEQQHQEEAQKQDNFGSPVEPPQEGGLSGGSIAVIAILALVVVGAAMMLVVRRVKQSRNPYIQL; translated from the exons ATGCAGATTCTTTTTCTACTGATTCTCTTCTTGTGTCTTTTCTGCAGTGCATCTTCCCAAGATGACTTGGCAG ATCACTGGAGAGAGTATGTCGCATTGCTGGAGACATTCGACAAGTATGGCTACGGAGATCGTAGCATGGAGGACGAACTCAACCGAAATTCATCCTCT ATTACCGTAGAGGCTCATTTCGATTGCAAACCCTCGGCATCCCTGGAAAAACCCACATCAG ttcacAAGTTGCGGCCGGGAGACATTAATGTAATTGCTGCAATGGGAGATTCGCTTACC GCAGCTAACGGTGCTGGGGCCGATACAGTACTGGGAGTAGCCATACAATACCGAGGGCTGGCTGCGTC GATTGGTGGAGACGAAAGTCTAGAACAAGTCATCACCCTTCCAA ATATCATGCGCAACTACAATGCTGACATTTACGGCTATTCGACTGGAACTGGAACCAAGAATAGCCGGAACTCCAAACTCAACGTGGCAGTGCCGGGTGCAGTCACTGA TGGGATGCCCAAGCAGGCCAGGAAGTTAGTGGACAAGATGAAGAACGATCCGAACGTGGACTTTGAAAACGACTGGAAAATGGTCACCATATTTATTGGCGGAAACGACCTCTGCCGGTACTGCAAATATCCGGAAAGATACTCGCCGGAGAATTACATCATATTCTTTGAAGAGACACTCATGATTCTGACAGAG ATTCCCCGGATGTTTGTCAATGTAATCGGCATGTTGAATGTTCAAAATGTAGCAGAGCTATCCAGTTTCTCCTGCGACATTTTACACCA ATTCCTTTGCCCTTGTGGAATGAAGGAAGATGATAGGGAATTGCTGAGAGACAAAACCAGACAATACCAG tctcttctccagtcgagTATTGATAGTGGTAAATTTGACATCAGAGATGACTTTACTGCCGTCTTCCAACCGTTTTACATCGAGACAACTCTACCCAGACACGCG GACGGGTCCCCTGACTACTCGTTCTTTGCCCCCGATTGTTTCCATCTGAGTGCTAAAGGTCAGGGTGCACAGGCTATTTCTACATGGAACAACATG ATTCAGCCTGTAGGATATAAAGACAGAAGCTGGACCCCTGGTGAGGATATCCGCTGTCCCTCTGAG GACTTTCCATTCCTTTATACGAACAAGAATAGCAGAGATTCGTGGAGTGGTCAAGACAGTGACGAAAATCAACACGAGGGAACTGACCAACAACCACCGCAACAGGAGCAACAACATCAAGAGCAGCAGCACCAAGAGGAGGCACAGAAGCAAGATAATTTCGGCTCCCCAGTTGagccaccacaagagggcgggCTATCAGGGGGGTCCATTGCCGTCATCGCTATCCTTGCCTTGGTAGTTGTGGGAGCTGCTATGATGCTGGTTGTACGACGTGTTAAACAATCCAGAAATCCTTACATACAGCTATAG
- the LOC139934197 gene encoding phospholipase B1, membrane-associated-like isoform X2 codes for MQILFLLILFLCLFCSASSQDDLADHWREYVALLETFDKYGYGDRSMEDELNRNSSSITVEAHFDCKPSASLEKPTSVHKLRPGDINVIAAMGDSLTAANGAGADTVLGVAIQYRGLAASIGGDESLEQVITLPNIMRNYNADIYGYSTGTGTKNSRNSKLNVAVPGAVTDGMPKQARKLVDKMKNDPNVDFENDWKMVTIFIGGNDLCRYCKYPERYSPENYIIFFEETLMILTEIPRMFVNVIGMLNVQNVAELSSFSCDILHQFLCPCGMKEDDRELLRDKTRQYQSLLQSSIDSGKFDIRDDFTAVFQPFYIETTLPRHAIQPVGYKDRSWTPGEDIRCPSEDFPFLYTNKNSRDSWSGQDSDENQHEGTDQQPPQQEQQHQEQQHQEEAQKQDNFGSPVEPPQEGGLSGGSIAVIAILALVVVGAAMMLVVRRVKQSRNPYIQL; via the exons ATGCAGATTCTTTTTCTACTGATTCTCTTCTTGTGTCTTTTCTGCAGTGCATCTTCCCAAGATGACTTGGCAG ATCACTGGAGAGAGTATGTCGCATTGCTGGAGACATTCGACAAGTATGGCTACGGAGATCGTAGCATGGAGGACGAACTCAACCGAAATTCATCCTCT ATTACCGTAGAGGCTCATTTCGATTGCAAACCCTCGGCATCCCTGGAAAAACCCACATCAG ttcacAAGTTGCGGCCGGGAGACATTAATGTAATTGCTGCAATGGGAGATTCGCTTACC GCAGCTAACGGTGCTGGGGCCGATACAGTACTGGGAGTAGCCATACAATACCGAGGGCTGGCTGCGTC GATTGGTGGAGACGAAAGTCTAGAACAAGTCATCACCCTTCCAA ATATCATGCGCAACTACAATGCTGACATTTACGGCTATTCGACTGGAACTGGAACCAAGAATAGCCGGAACTCCAAACTCAACGTGGCAGTGCCGGGTGCAGTCACTGA TGGGATGCCCAAGCAGGCCAGGAAGTTAGTGGACAAGATGAAGAACGATCCGAACGTGGACTTTGAAAACGACTGGAAAATGGTCACCATATTTATTGGCGGAAACGACCTCTGCCGGTACTGCAAATATCCGGAAAGATACTCGCCGGAGAATTACATCATATTCTTTGAAGAGACACTCATGATTCTGACAGAG ATTCCCCGGATGTTTGTCAATGTAATCGGCATGTTGAATGTTCAAAATGTAGCAGAGCTATCCAGTTTCTCCTGCGACATTTTACACCA ATTCCTTTGCCCTTGTGGAATGAAGGAAGATGATAGGGAATTGCTGAGAGACAAAACCAGACAATACCAG tctcttctccagtcgagTATTGATAGTGGTAAATTTGACATCAGAGATGACTTTACTGCCGTCTTCCAACCGTTTTACATCGAGACAACTCTACCCAGACACGCG ATTCAGCCTGTAGGATATAAAGACAGAAGCTGGACCCCTGGTGAGGATATCCGCTGTCCCTCTGAG GACTTTCCATTCCTTTATACGAACAAGAATAGCAGAGATTCGTGGAGTGGTCAAGACAGTGACGAAAATCAACACGAGGGAACTGACCAACAACCACCGCAACAGGAGCAACAACATCAAGAGCAGCAGCACCAAGAGGAGGCACAGAAGCAAGATAATTTCGGCTCCCCAGTTGagccaccacaagagggcgggCTATCAGGGGGGTCCATTGCCGTCATCGCTATCCTTGCCTTGGTAGTTGTGGGAGCTGCTATGATGCTGGTTGTACGACGTGTTAAACAATCCAGAAATCCTTACATACAGCTATAG
- the LOC139934223 gene encoding serine/threonine-protein phosphatase PP1-beta catalytic subunit, with the protein MTSLMSLKMADGELNIDTVITRLLEVRGCKPGKTVNLTESEVRGLCLKSRELFLSQPILLELEAPLKICGDIHGQFTDLLRLFEYGGFPPESNYLFLGDYVDRGKQSLETICLLLAYKIKYPENFFLLRGNHECASINRIYGFYDECKRRYNVKLWKTFTDCFNCLPIAAIIDEKIFCCHGGLSPDLQSMEQIRRIMRPTDVPETGLLCDLLWSDPDKDTTGWGENDRGVSFTFGGDVVSKFLNKHDLDLICRAHQVVEDGYEFFAKRQLVTLFSAPNYCGEFDNAGGMMSVDETLMCSFQILKPSEKKAKYQYGGLNSGRPITPPRGGNKK; encoded by the exons atgacgtcattgatgtcTCTTAAAATGGCGGACGGAGAACTGAACATAGACACGGTCATCACCCGGCTTTTAGAAG TTCGGGGATGCAAGCCAGGCAAGACGGTGAATTTGACGGAATCAGAAGTCAGGGGACTGTGTCTTAAGTCAAGGGAGCTCTTCCTTAGTCAACCAATCCTCCTAGAACTTGAAGCGCCGCTGAAAATATGTG GTGACATACACGGTCAGTTCACTGACCTTTTAAGGCTCTTTGAATATGGTGGCTTCCCACCAGAGTCCAACTATCTATTCCTAGGAGACTACGTGGACAGGGGAAAGCAGTCGCTAGAAACCATCTGTCTACTGCTAGCTTATAAGATCAAATATCCAGAGAACTTCTTCTTACTGAGGGGCAACCATGAATGTGCTAGCATCAATAGGATCTATGGCTTCTACGATGAGT GTAAAAGACGCTACAATGTCAAATTATGGAAGACGTTCACAGACTGTTTTAACTGCTTACCGATTGCTGCTATCATCGATGAGAAAATCTTCTGTTGTCATGGAG ggCTTTCACCAGACTTGCAGTCTATGGAACAGATCAGGCGCATCATGAGACCAACTGATGTTCCCGAAACCG GTTTGTTGTGTGATTTGCTGTGGTCTGATCCTGACAAGGACACGACAGGCTGGGGTGAGAATGATCGCGGAGTCTCCTTCACGTTCGGCGGTGACGTCGTCTCGAAATTCCTCAACAAGCACGACTTGGATTTGATATGCAGAGCTCACCAG GTGGTTGAAGACGGATATGAATTCTTTGCCAAGCGTCAACTCGTTACCTTATTCTCAGCGCCCAACTACTGTGGGGAGTTTGACAATGCTGGGGGCATGATGAGTGTAGATGAGACGCTCATGTGCTCATTTCAG ATTTTGAAACCCTCGGAGAAGAAGGCCAAGTACCAGTATGGCGGTTTGAACTCTGGACGTCCAATCACTCCGCCCAGGGGAGGTAACAAGAAATGA